The Candidatus Kapaibacterium sp. genome has a segment encoding these proteins:
- a CDS encoding HD domain-containing protein — MATEVPYNLTYLSRQELVERLKGKVDPRDLNRILSAYDVAASVHELQLRQDGSPYFYHVTRVCKILIDELGVADPDTLIAALLHDVLEDSQELTVGILEYNFGPRVAAIVQTLTKDLQAHERDPDAVDWEHVERLRHAGPECLLIRLATRLDNFRCLGYDLKRNPFRYIQQTWERYIPLAQQYDDPRLKQLVTLLQRERNKFLG; from the coding sequence TTGGCCACCGAAGTTCCGTACAACCTGACGTACCTGTCACGGCAAGAGCTGGTGGAGCGTCTCAAAGGCAAGGTGGACCCGCGCGATCTCAACCGAATCCTCAGTGCCTACGACGTGGCAGCGAGCGTCCATGAGCTGCAGCTCCGGCAGGATGGCAGCCCCTACTTCTACCACGTCACACGCGTGTGCAAGATTCTCATCGACGAGCTTGGGGTAGCAGACCCAGACACGCTCATTGCAGCACTCCTCCACGACGTACTAGAGGACTCCCAAGAACTGACGGTCGGGATTCTGGAGTACAACTTCGGCCCCCGAGTTGCAGCAATAGTGCAGACGCTGACAAAGGACCTTCAGGCGCACGAGCGGGATCCCGATGCCGTGGATTGGGAGCATGTGGAGCGGCTCCGCCATGCAGGGCCCGAGTGCCTCCTCATTCGGCTTGCAACGCGGCTGGATAACTTCCGCTGTCTGGGTTACGACCTCAAGCGCAACCCTTTCCGCTACATCCAGCAGACGTGGGAGCGCTACATACCGCTGGCTCAGCAGTACGATGATCCGCGGCTCAAGCAGCTGGTGACGCTACTTCAGCGGGAGCGCAACAAGTTCCTAGGCTGA
- a CDS encoding alanine--glyoxylate aminotransferase family protein, translating into MRLFTPGPVAVPDDVLRVLSEQVLSHRSEEFRQLMAPIHQRLQELWGSSEPVVVLTSSGTGGIEAAMRNLCPPGSRVVVATSGRFGEHCAQIAEAAGAEVVRVTAPWGQVVEPERLVAAVRSHAPVQAVWMVYSETSTGALMDVQQCAAAVREVSEAFICVDAITAVGVHPCPMEEWGLDVVVAASQKAFALPPGLAFVGLSRRAWEFVRCWRAPTVYFDLNAAYERWQQAMTAWTPAVSLIRALGYVLERYFADGLPPHWERHRRYARSVRSALAVCGLPLFGQSGSHAVTVVQLPEQLQELPQRLREHFGIVVGRGQGPLEGKVMRIGHMGAISEGDILMLVAAIGVMLGRMGLRPDVEAMLEQAAAELAAQETWCGASS; encoded by the coding sequence ATGCGGCTCTTCACACCCGGTCCGGTCGCCGTTCCCGATGACGTGCTGAGGGTACTGTCAGAGCAAGTGCTGTCGCACCGCTCGGAGGAGTTCCGGCAGCTCATGGCGCCAATCCACCAGCGGCTGCAGGAATTGTGGGGAAGCTCTGAGCCAGTAGTTGTGCTGACGAGTTCGGGGACGGGTGGGATTGAGGCAGCGATGCGGAATCTCTGCCCACCGGGGAGCCGCGTCGTTGTTGCCACGAGTGGTCGCTTTGGGGAGCATTGTGCGCAGATTGCCGAAGCTGCCGGGGCAGAGGTTGTCCGAGTGACGGCACCATGGGGGCAGGTGGTGGAGCCGGAGCGGTTAGTTGCTGCTGTCCGCTCCCACGCTCCAGTGCAGGCAGTGTGGATGGTCTACAGTGAGACGTCCACAGGCGCCCTCATGGACGTCCAGCAGTGTGCAGCGGCAGTTCGGGAAGTATCGGAGGCCTTCATCTGCGTGGACGCCATCACGGCAGTAGGGGTCCATCCGTGCCCGATGGAGGAATGGGGGCTGGATGTCGTTGTTGCGGCTTCTCAGAAAGCCTTTGCATTGCCTCCCGGGCTGGCATTCGTGGGGCTTAGCCGACGGGCATGGGAGTTCGTCCGCTGCTGGCGAGCTCCGACGGTGTACTTCGATCTCAATGCTGCCTACGAGCGATGGCAGCAGGCGATGACGGCCTGGACTCCGGCGGTGTCGTTGATTCGAGCGTTGGGCTACGTCCTGGAACGCTACTTTGCCGATGGGCTGCCGCCGCATTGGGAGCGGCACCGACGCTATGCCCGCTCGGTGCGTTCAGCACTGGCAGTGTGTGGACTCCCGCTGTTTGGGCAGAGTGGCTCCCATGCAGTGACGGTTGTCCAACTTCCGGAGCAGCTCCAGGAGCTCCCACAGCGGTTGCGGGAACACTTCGGCATCGTTGTTGGAAGGGGACAGGGGCCGTTGGAGGGGAAAGTGATGCGCATCGGGCATATGGGGGCCATTAGCGAAGGGGACATCCTCATGCTGGTTGCTGCCATTGGCGTCATGCTCGGTCGTATGGGACTGCGGCCTGATGTCGAAGCGATGCTGGAGCAGGCGGCTGCGGAGCTTGCAGCGCAGGAGACATGGTGCGGCGCATCGTCGTAG
- a CDS encoding LD-carboxypeptidase — protein MGWTRREWLRIVGTLPLGVGPLRRIPSLAEPLPLLYPRGLRSGAVVAITAPASPAHPSEMGSAVKALQQLGCQVIFGATVQRRGRRYLAASDEERARELQELVANPRVDAILCARGGYGTMRLLPLLDWELFRQHPKPIIGFSDITALLLAITTKARVVTYHGPVAVSEFDAFTLEYFRRTLYLPEAALHPWSLQNPSWEVLSPGVACGPLIGGNLTLLVSLLGTPYEPDLRGAVLFLEDVGEEPYRIDRMLTQLLLAGKLQQCVAVLIGNFRISTKRTRRDVSWQPTVAEILREKLTPLRIPVLAGIPLGHIRSKLTLPLGVWAEVNTHTHTICLAEPSVANNVA, from the coding sequence ATGGGCTGGACACGACGGGAGTGGCTACGCATCGTGGGGACACTGCCATTAGGGGTAGGCCCTCTACGCCGGATCCCATCGCTCGCTGAGCCTCTACCGCTTCTGTATCCGAGAGGGCTGCGTTCGGGAGCGGTAGTGGCGATTACGGCGCCTGCCAGCCCTGCACATCCGAGCGAGATGGGGTCAGCTGTAAAAGCGCTGCAGCAGCTAGGATGCCAGGTTATCTTCGGGGCAACCGTGCAGCGTCGCGGACGGCGGTACCTAGCGGCATCGGACGAGGAGCGTGCGCGCGAGCTTCAAGAACTGGTGGCCAATCCGCGGGTGGATGCCATCCTCTGCGCCCGAGGCGGCTATGGAACTATGCGATTATTGCCACTACTAGACTGGGAGCTCTTCCGCCAGCACCCAAAGCCAATCATCGGCTTCAGCGATATCACAGCGCTCCTCCTTGCTATCACGACGAAAGCCCGCGTCGTGACGTACCATGGTCCAGTAGCGGTTTCAGAGTTCGACGCTTTCACACTGGAGTACTTTCGACGGACGCTCTACCTACCGGAGGCAGCCCTTCATCCGTGGAGTCTGCAGAATCCGAGCTGGGAGGTGCTCTCACCGGGGGTTGCGTGCGGCCCACTCATCGGTGGGAACTTGACGCTGTTGGTGAGCCTGCTGGGAACTCCGTATGAACCCGACCTAAGGGGAGCGGTGCTCTTCCTTGAGGACGTCGGGGAGGAGCCGTACCGAATAGACCGCATGCTGACACAGCTCCTCTTGGCTGGCAAGCTACAGCAGTGCGTAGCAGTGTTGATCGGTAATTTCCGGATCTCCACAAAGAGGACACGGCGGGATGTTTCGTGGCAGCCAACGGTGGCCGAAATCCTACGGGAGAAGCTTACCCCGCTACGGATTCCAGTCCTGGCTGGCATCCCTTTGGGGCATATCCGGAGCAAACTGACATTGCCGCTTGGAGTCTGGGCAGAAGTCAACACTCACACGCACACCATATGCCTTGCTGAACCGTCTGTCGCAAACAACGTAGCATAA
- a CDS encoding 2-phosphosulfolactate phosphatase, with protein sequence MVCIEHPSLSERQRRTTLRQECRRATLCFWCIFGLPQVQLVAMRIEVVLVPSLLPESQPEGLYVLVDVLRTSTTLCTALAYGADAVLPCVTPEEAWELAQREPEGTVLLAGEQDGRPIPGFALENSPLEYTGGAVAGKRIAFVSTNGTPLLRRLPDGERASTIMMGLVNRAAVVEYCHQLKPKAVFICCAGHKGSVAYEDVIGAGALVAELRQLRSVALTDAAHVAFTAFQRAEPDLLSAVLRCSRHARFLTLEGKQRDVEYALQLDCLSVVPRWHAGRLYAVGSRSAQGNREVQQPTMPECAA encoded by the coding sequence ATGGTCTGCATCGAGCATCCCTCGCTGTCCGAGCGGCAGCGACGAACGACTCTGCGGCAGGAGTGTAGGCGGGCGACTCTCTGCTTTTGGTGTATTTTTGGCCTACCGCAGGTGCAGTTGGTGGCGATGCGGATTGAAGTAGTGCTCGTTCCCTCGTTGCTTCCGGAGAGCCAGCCGGAAGGGCTTTACGTCTTGGTTGATGTGCTGAGGACGAGCACGACTCTCTGCACGGCCTTGGCATACGGTGCTGACGCAGTTCTGCCTTGCGTGACCCCTGAGGAGGCATGGGAGCTTGCACAGCGGGAACCCGAAGGGACAGTACTGTTGGCTGGTGAGCAAGACGGACGCCCGATTCCGGGGTTCGCTCTGGAGAACTCTCCACTGGAGTATACCGGGGGAGCCGTTGCCGGCAAGCGGATAGCGTTCGTCTCCACTAACGGTACTCCATTGCTGCGACGGTTGCCGGACGGAGAAAGGGCAAGCACGATCATGATGGGCTTGGTGAACCGGGCTGCGGTCGTGGAGTACTGTCATCAGCTCAAGCCTAAGGCCGTCTTCATCTGCTGTGCTGGGCACAAAGGTTCCGTGGCGTATGAGGATGTCATCGGGGCTGGGGCACTCGTTGCAGAGCTACGGCAGCTCCGCTCAGTAGCCTTGACAGATGCAGCTCATGTGGCCTTCACAGCCTTCCAGCGTGCCGAGCCAGATCTCCTTTCGGCCGTCCTCCGGTGCAGCCGGCATGCTCGCTTCTTAACGCTGGAGGGGAAGCAGCGAGACGTTGAGTATGCCCTTCAGCTGGACTGCCTATCGGTCGTGCCACGGTGGCACGCCGGGCGGCTGTACGCAGTGGGTTCCCGTTCGGCTCAGGGAAACAGAGAAGTGCAGCAGCCGACGATGCCGGAATGTGCAGCATAG
- the rdgB gene encoding RdgB/HAM1 family non-canonical purine NTP pyrophosphatase produces the protein MVRRIVVATQNPHKLRELQELASELAPGELEFVAPGQIEGWDRVEEGATLEENAYLKATALFERLWVPVVADDSGLEVEALGGKPGVHSAHFVGSDGENRRAVLELLQGLPKEQRRARFRTVLCYRDHLRTICVEGVVEGWIAFQERGHFGFGYDPIFVPEGEERTFGEMEPSEKNRLSHRYWAMQALLAELRRLWSDEAPEHREECVSEQALPEWLPLLMRICAAAARPGQEEVLERELQRALQLGMPLNAVGEGLLQLCLFAGFPAAIEALQCAQRVCQQMGMVWEGPSEQLQSSPEAIGVELFQRVYGEQADRVRERLRAAAPALEDMVLRVAYGSVLSRQGLELVAREATAVATLVAVGGWWRQVQSHLRALLRLGVTPQQGEELLRELQPFCSSAQWERLQEEWAQARSAFSHVLS, from the coding sequence ATGGTGCGGCGCATCGTCGTAGCAACGCAGAATCCTCACAAGCTCCGAGAGCTCCAGGAGCTTGCCTCAGAGCTGGCTCCTGGCGAGCTGGAGTTCGTTGCGCCGGGACAGATAGAAGGCTGGGATCGGGTGGAGGAGGGTGCGACGCTAGAGGAGAACGCCTATCTGAAGGCTACGGCCCTGTTTGAACGCCTCTGGGTTCCTGTCGTTGCTGACGATTCTGGCTTGGAGGTGGAGGCTTTGGGAGGTAAGCCGGGGGTTCACTCTGCCCACTTCGTGGGGAGCGATGGAGAGAATCGCCGGGCGGTTCTGGAACTCCTTCAGGGCCTTCCGAAGGAGCAGCGCCGGGCTCGCTTTCGGACGGTGCTCTGCTATCGCGACCATCTCCGCACCATCTGCGTGGAAGGGGTTGTCGAGGGTTGGATTGCGTTCCAAGAGCGGGGACACTTCGGTTTCGGCTACGATCCCATCTTCGTGCCGGAAGGGGAAGAGCGGACCTTCGGGGAGATGGAGCCGAGCGAGAAGAATCGGCTCAGCCACCGCTACTGGGCGATGCAGGCGCTTCTGGCGGAGCTTCGCCGGCTCTGGTCAGACGAAGCTCCGGAGCATCGTGAAGAGTGCGTGTCCGAGCAGGCGCTTCCAGAATGGCTTCCCCTACTGATGCGGATCTGCGCCGCGGCTGCCCGGCCTGGGCAGGAGGAGGTGCTGGAGCGCGAGCTCCAGCGGGCACTGCAGTTGGGGATGCCGCTGAACGCCGTAGGTGAGGGGCTTCTGCAGCTCTGTCTCTTTGCAGGATTCCCGGCGGCGATCGAGGCCCTACAGTGTGCTCAGCGCGTGTGCCAGCAGATGGGGATGGTCTGGGAAGGACCGTCAGAGCAGCTCCAGTCGTCGCCGGAGGCGATCGGGGTGGAGCTCTTCCAGAGGGTTTACGGTGAGCAGGCGGATCGGGTACGGGAGCGGCTCCGCGCGGCGGCTCCGGCTCTGGAGGACATGGTCCTTCGGGTTGCCTACGGGAGTGTGCTCTCGCGCCAAGGGCTGGAGTTGGTGGCTCGGGAGGCTACGGCGGTAGCAACCTTAGTTGCGGTGGGCGGGTGGTGGCGGCAGGTGCAGTCACATTTACGGGCCCTCCTGCGCTTAGGAGTCACGCCACAACAGGGTGAGGAGCTCCTCCGAGAGCTGCAGCCATTCTGCAGCTCGGCTCAGTGGGAGAGGCTCCAGGAGGAATGGGCCCAGGCGCGAAGTGCTTTCTCCCACGTGCTCTCGTGA
- a CDS encoding DNA translocase FtsK, whose translation MRVMSFDHPPLRERRERSHTRLLRRQQRYLLAVLLVAAALLLGLALLSYTPEDQDNAALHWSDLVGLIRGEPEARLKAETTHNWLGLLGALIAHVFVALGIGYASLVLPLLMGWWAWEVAHYEVIPAAVWRRSFAILLLAVLGAVGAGSLRGIPAFAELPLEWSGMLGTFVAVVLGQLLGTAGAIVLVVAAAVAVLIVEFPRAMEQLFRQARLLWARWRDRQQRSQQERRQTAPSPPLQTERGVAASTDEPARIVRVRTQDATVQPGMVPEATSAPIVPMASATSPGSKAAQGTPGVSQISSTTSERFPREQSKGQAVEGPSAPAPLTVPEELSGYMLPPSSLLLGGEDALPVDEAELQRNARLLQEKLETFRIGIENLVVTPGPVVTQYEFVPAAGVKVSQIESLADDIALALKAPGVRIIAPVPGRGTVAVEIPNHRRALVRFRSIVESSAFQNLEAALPLGLGVTITGSVYCADLARMPHLLIAGATGSGKSVGLNTMILSLLFRLRPWELKFVIIDPKKVELTPYGMLEHHFLAISPDVREPIVTSPAAAVTVLKAVELEMERRYDLLAQAGQRNIVDYNRRVQEGKLGQQCRPLPYIVVVVDELADLMLTAARAVEEPITRLAQLARAVGIHLLVATQRPSVDVITGLIKANFPARIAYQVASRVDSRVILDMAGAEQLLGSGDMLFLPGGLPKPIRLQNAYVSTEEVEAVCNFIAQQPGFPEPYLLPTVSERAEEGSKGGAGGRDPLFAEAARLVVRHQQGSVSLLQRRLKVGYSRAARIMDELEAAGIVGPADGSRARTVLLRSESELEGIL comes from the coding sequence ATGCGGGTAATGTCCTTCGACCACCCCCCTCTGCGGGAGCGGCGTGAGCGTTCGCATACCCGTCTCCTCCGACGTCAGCAGCGGTATCTCCTAGCCGTGCTCCTGGTAGCAGCGGCACTGCTGCTGGGCCTTGCTCTCCTCTCCTACACGCCCGAGGACCAGGACAATGCCGCACTGCACTGGAGTGACCTGGTAGGGCTCATCCGTGGCGAGCCAGAGGCTCGGTTGAAGGCGGAGACAACTCATAATTGGCTCGGACTCCTGGGGGCACTCATCGCTCACGTGTTCGTAGCACTGGGGATCGGATACGCGAGCCTCGTGCTGCCACTCCTCATGGGGTGGTGGGCTTGGGAGGTTGCTCACTACGAGGTCATTCCCGCGGCTGTGTGGCGGAGGAGCTTTGCGATACTCCTACTGGCGGTGTTGGGAGCTGTGGGTGCTGGGAGCTTGCGGGGAATCCCGGCCTTTGCGGAGCTTCCGCTGGAATGGAGTGGGATGCTGGGGACCTTCGTAGCCGTTGTCCTCGGGCAACTACTGGGCACGGCAGGAGCAATCGTGCTGGTTGTGGCAGCGGCGGTAGCAGTACTGATTGTAGAATTCCCGCGTGCCATGGAGCAGCTCTTCCGGCAAGCCCGTTTGCTATGGGCACGGTGGCGAGATCGTCAGCAGCGGTCCCAGCAGGAACGGCGCCAAACGGCTCCTTCTCCGCCGCTGCAGACCGAGAGAGGAGTTGCAGCCTCCACTGACGAACCGGCCCGTATCGTGCGAGTCCGGACACAGGATGCTACAGTCCAGCCGGGGATGGTTCCAGAAGCGACCTCGGCACCCATTGTACCGATGGCGTCCGCAACTTCTCCGGGCTCAAAGGCCGCTCAGGGAACTCCGGGGGTATCTCAAATCTCGTCGACAACCTCTGAGCGCTTCCCAAGGGAGCAGAGCAAGGGACAGGCAGTTGAGGGGCCCTCAGCCCCTGCTCCTTTGACGGTGCCTGAGGAGCTGTCCGGGTATATGCTGCCTCCATCTTCGCTCCTGCTGGGCGGGGAGGATGCACTGCCCGTAGACGAGGCTGAACTCCAACGGAATGCACGCCTGCTTCAGGAGAAGCTGGAAACCTTCCGCATCGGGATCGAGAACCTTGTGGTGACCCCTGGACCAGTGGTGACGCAGTACGAGTTCGTCCCTGCCGCGGGGGTCAAGGTCAGCCAGATTGAGAGCTTGGCCGATGACATTGCCTTAGCCCTAAAAGCGCCAGGGGTGCGCATCATAGCGCCCGTTCCAGGCCGAGGGACGGTTGCTGTGGAAATCCCCAACCACCGGCGTGCCCTTGTCCGTTTCCGCAGCATTGTGGAGTCATCGGCCTTCCAGAACTTGGAGGCAGCGCTACCGCTCGGGCTCGGTGTGACTATTACTGGCTCGGTCTACTGCGCTGATCTAGCCCGGATGCCGCACCTGCTCATTGCAGGGGCAACCGGCTCCGGAAAGAGCGTGGGGCTCAATACGATGATCCTCTCGCTCCTGTTCCGGCTCCGACCGTGGGAGCTGAAGTTTGTCATCATCGACCCGAAGAAGGTGGAGCTGACACCGTACGGTATGCTGGAACATCACTTCCTTGCGATCTCCCCGGACGTTAGGGAACCGATTGTCACTAGCCCAGCGGCGGCCGTAACAGTGCTGAAGGCTGTGGAACTGGAGATGGAGCGTCGCTACGACCTCTTAGCGCAGGCGGGGCAGCGCAACATCGTAGACTACAACCGCCGCGTTCAGGAAGGTAAGCTGGGACAGCAGTGTAGGCCCCTGCCGTACATCGTGGTGGTCGTTGATGAGTTGGCCGATCTCATGCTGACAGCAGCCCGGGCCGTGGAGGAACCAATCACCCGTCTGGCGCAGTTAGCACGCGCTGTTGGAATCCATCTCCTCGTCGCTACTCAGCGCCCCTCCGTCGATGTCATCACGGGGCTCATCAAAGCGAACTTCCCCGCTCGAATTGCCTACCAAGTGGCTTCCCGCGTGGACTCCCGGGTCATCTTGGACATGGCAGGGGCAGAGCAGCTCCTGGGTAGTGGTGACATGCTCTTCCTACCCGGAGGCCTCCCGAAGCCGATACGGCTGCAGAACGCGTACGTCAGCACCGAAGAAGTAGAGGCAGTCTGTAACTTTATCGCACAGCAGCCTGGCTTCCCAGAACCGTACCTGTTGCCGACGGTGTCAGAGCGCGCCGAAGAGGGGAGTAAGGGGGGTGCAGGCGGCCGCGATCCTCTCTTCGCCGAAGCAGCACGCCTAGTGGTTCGCCATCAGCAGGGCTCAGTCTCTTTGCTCCAGCGGCGGCTTAAAGTCGGGTACTCCCGCGCGGCCCGCATCATGGACGAGCTGGAAGCGGCAGGCATCGTTGGGCCTGCGGACGGTAGCCGTGCCCGAACAGTGCTCCTGCGGAGCGAATCGGAATTGGAGGGCATCCTATAA
- a CDS encoding replication-associated recombination protein A, which yields MRLFSQGDSAVGEHVPLAEQLRPQRFEEVVGQQHLVGPRGALRQFLQRGYFPSTILWGPPGTGKTTIARIVAQELGAEWLQLAGTEVGMTALRELLRRAAALRRQGRRVVLFIDEIHRCTRPQQDALLRAVEEGTLILIGTTTEPPSFVLSGALLSRCRVYELQPLTEEELRELLRRGVAALESRYGQPIQVEGEAELLRLAAGDARVLLQVLEAAAVLAELHGGTRRITAEHVRQALARSLPSYDAHGQRHYDVVSAFIKSVRGSDPDAAVFWLAVMLESGEDPRFIARRLVVLASEDIGNAEPQALPMAVSALLAVERIGMPEARIVLAQVATYLACCPKSNAAYRALEAAIEDVRSGVLTAVPLHLRNPATTALARAGYGQGYRYPHDFPGHFVEQRYFPEGMEPKVYYAPAEVGLEAVYRERLRQWWRTRYSAEQL from the coding sequence ATGCGGCTCTTTAGCCAGGGAGACTCAGCGGTAGGAGAGCATGTGCCGCTAGCGGAGCAGCTTCGTCCGCAGCGGTTCGAGGAGGTGGTGGGCCAGCAGCATCTAGTTGGACCTCGGGGGGCGTTGCGCCAGTTCCTGCAGCGCGGGTACTTCCCCTCCACCATTCTCTGGGGGCCGCCGGGGACGGGCAAGACGACGATTGCCCGTATCGTGGCGCAGGAATTAGGAGCGGAGTGGCTGCAGTTGGCGGGAACCGAGGTAGGGATGACAGCTCTGCGAGAGTTGTTGCGACGTGCAGCGGCTCTGCGGCGGCAAGGACGTCGCGTGGTGCTGTTCATTGACGAGATCCATCGGTGTACGCGTCCGCAGCAGGATGCTCTGCTGCGGGCCGTGGAGGAGGGCACACTCATCCTCATCGGTACCACGACTGAGCCACCGAGCTTCGTGCTCTCGGGAGCACTGCTGTCGCGATGCCGGGTTTACGAGCTCCAGCCACTCACGGAAGAGGAGCTTCGAGAGTTGCTGCGGCGAGGAGTTGCAGCGCTGGAGAGCCGTTATGGGCAGCCGATCCAGGTGGAGGGGGAAGCAGAACTATTGCGGCTGGCGGCTGGTGATGCGCGAGTCCTACTGCAGGTACTGGAGGCTGCAGCGGTCTTAGCAGAGTTGCACGGAGGCACTCGCAGGATTACGGCTGAGCACGTCCGGCAGGCTCTAGCTCGCTCTTTGCCGAGCTATGATGCTCACGGGCAGCGACACTACGATGTGGTCTCCGCCTTCATCAAGTCCGTGCGCGGTTCTGATCCAGACGCAGCTGTCTTCTGGCTGGCAGTGATGTTGGAAAGTGGGGAAGACCCGCGTTTCATCGCTCGTCGGCTGGTCGTCTTGGCGAGCGAGGACATAGGGAATGCGGAGCCGCAGGCGCTGCCAATGGCGGTTTCAGCTCTGTTGGCTGTGGAGCGGATTGGGATGCCAGAGGCCCGGATAGTATTGGCCCAAGTGGCGACGTACCTGGCCTGTTGTCCAAAGTCCAACGCTGCCTATCGGGCCTTGGAGGCAGCCATAGAGGATGTGCGCTCGGGAGTGCTAACCGCAGTACCGCTCCACCTGCGCAATCCCGCCACTACGGCACTCGCCCGTGCGGGGTACGGGCAGGGGTACCGCTATCCCCACGACTTCCCGGGCCACTTCGTGGAACAGCGCTACTTCCCTGAGGGCATGGAGCCGAAGGTGTACTACGCCCCCGCGGAAGTGGGCCTAGAGGCCGTGTACAGGGAACGCTTGCGGCAATGGTGGCGTACGCGGTACAGCGCAGAGCAGCTGTAG
- the recN gene encoding DNA repair protein RecN: MLCRLFIQDVALFERLELTFGPGLNVITGETGAGKSLLVDSLLLVLGERAGADVVRRGATKGIVEALFRVDPQGPLASFLAEQGYPLEGEELLLRREISSRGTTRCFINDSPAPLSLVRLVGEQLVDFHGQHEQQSLLRVETHGRLLDDAGGLEALRQEYAEAYQRLQQAIAVYRDLQARQHELRERREWLRLRLQEIASIDPKPGEEETLQTELQLSEHAERLYALATQIYGLLYGDDDAVRDRLLRVRNLLEELARIDRRFTEVVTEAQSWIVGVEELARSLQSYSARLDFDPERLEQIRQRMAQFQLLRRRYGSVEEALRQKQKWEEELQLADQVEYYLEQAAQQVERCRRELARSAQRLHNKREDVARWLEREVVSLLAELGIPYSRFVVQLAMEEASPGEELWVELSGRRYRAFSTGIDRVEFLITTNRGEEPRPLVKVASGGEISRIMLALKSILAKSDRLPLLVFDEIDAGISGRIAHRVGQALRALAQYHQVLLITHLPQIAARGTEHIVVEKQERAGRTIVTARRLRPEERAYEIARLVSGEQVTETALQTARELLAVEQ, from the coding sequence GTGCTGTGCCGCCTCTTCATCCAGGACGTTGCGCTCTTTGAGCGCTTGGAGCTGACGTTTGGTCCAGGGTTGAACGTCATCACAGGCGAGACAGGAGCAGGGAAGTCACTGCTGGTGGACTCTCTCTTGCTCGTCTTAGGGGAACGGGCTGGTGCAGACGTCGTGCGGCGGGGTGCTACTAAGGGGATCGTAGAGGCACTCTTCCGCGTGGACCCCCAGGGACCTTTGGCGAGTTTCCTAGCGGAGCAGGGATATCCGTTGGAAGGGGAGGAGCTGCTCCTGCGGCGTGAGATTAGCTCTCGGGGGACGACGCGGTGCTTCATCAACGACTCTCCTGCCCCACTCTCGCTGGTGCGCCTCGTTGGGGAGCAGCTCGTGGACTTCCACGGGCAGCATGAGCAGCAGTCGCTGTTGCGGGTGGAGACCCACGGCCGCCTCTTGGACGATGCTGGTGGATTGGAGGCACTCCGCCAGGAGTATGCAGAAGCATACCAGCGCCTACAGCAGGCTATCGCAGTCTACCGAGACCTACAGGCACGCCAGCATGAGCTGCGCGAACGACGGGAGTGGCTCCGGCTGCGCTTGCAAGAGATTGCCTCGATCGATCCGAAGCCGGGGGAAGAGGAAACATTGCAAACAGAGCTCCAGCTCAGCGAACACGCCGAGCGGCTCTATGCTTTGGCGACGCAGATCTACGGGCTGCTTTACGGAGACGACGATGCCGTCCGGGACCGTTTGTTGCGGGTGCGCAACTTGCTGGAGGAACTGGCGCGAATTGACCGACGCTTCACCGAAGTCGTCACAGAGGCCCAATCCTGGATTGTGGGGGTGGAAGAGCTGGCCCGTTCTCTACAGAGCTACTCGGCACGATTAGACTTCGACCCGGAGCGCTTGGAGCAGATCCGGCAGCGAATGGCGCAGTTCCAGCTCCTACGGCGTCGGTACGGTTCCGTGGAGGAAGCGCTCCGCCAGAAGCAGAAGTGGGAGGAAGAGCTCCAGTTAGCCGATCAGGTAGAGTACTACCTGGAGCAGGCAGCGCAGCAAGTAGAACGCTGCCGGCGTGAGCTTGCCCGCTCTGCTCAGCGGCTCCACAACAAGCGCGAGGACGTCGCCCGATGGCTGGAGCGAGAGGTTGTATCACTCCTCGCGGAGTTAGGCATTCCTTACAGCCGCTTCGTCGTTCAGCTTGCCATGGAGGAGGCTTCCCCGGGAGAGGAGCTCTGGGTAGAGCTCAGCGGCCGGCGCTATCGGGCATTTTCCACGGGGATTGACCGTGTGGAGTTCCTGATCACCACGAACCGTGGTGAAGAGCCCCGACCGCTCGTTAAGGTTGCTTCCGGTGGGGAAATCTCTCGGATTATGCTGGCGCTCAAGAGCATACTGGCCAAGTCCGATCGGCTGCCGCTGCTAGTCTTCGATGAGATTGACGCTGGCATCAGCGGCCGGATAGCCCATCGGGTCGGACAGGCGCTGCGGGCATTAGCGCAGTACCACCAGGTGCTCCTCATCACCCATCTACCGCAGATAGCAGCTCGCGGTACCGAGCACATCGTGGTGGAAAAGCAAGAGCGTGCCGGGCGCACGATCGTTACCGCCCGACGCCTGCGGCCAGAGGAGCGGGCGTACGAGATTGCACGGCTCGTCAGTGGCGAGCAAGTCACCGAGACTGCCCTCCAAACAGCGCGTGAGCTCCTTGCAGTTGAGCAGTAG